A portion of the Myxococcus stipitatus genome contains these proteins:
- a CDS encoding 2-oxoglutarate and iron-dependent oxygenase domain-containing protein, whose amino-acid sequence MSSDVGGVKDAVVVLDYAKLVEGADLSADIERAYGHDGIGLLVVRGIPGLVELRNGLLPLGFQFAALPDEVKDRYVHERSSYSFGWSHGKELLKPGQFDEFKGSYYNNPQYDVPQPDAALVEKYPENYHPNVWPGEDFPQLRPAFMALGQKMVDVGLLVAAQCDRYVKSRLGERLAPEAELERTIRESRACKARLLYYFAINEDATPRTRDSWCGWHSDHGSLTALCPAMYFEAEPGAKQPSRQDIAVPDPEAGLYVRTRTGEERKVVIPRDCLAFQIGESAQIVTGGLLRSTPHAVQALAYPASRNISRSTFAVFMQPDNDAPMAAPKGTDPAETRVGAFQPGMTFGEFARATFAKFYNPYA is encoded by the coding sequence ATGAGCAGCGACGTGGGTGGAGTGAAGGACGCAGTGGTGGTTCTCGATTACGCGAAGCTGGTCGAGGGCGCGGACCTGTCCGCGGACATCGAGCGCGCGTACGGGCATGACGGCATCGGTCTGCTCGTGGTCCGGGGTATCCCCGGGCTGGTGGAGCTGCGCAACGGGCTGCTGCCCCTGGGCTTCCAGTTCGCCGCCCTGCCCGACGAGGTGAAGGACCGCTACGTCCACGAGCGCAGCAGCTATTCCTTCGGCTGGAGCCACGGCAAGGAGCTGCTCAAGCCCGGCCAGTTCGACGAGTTCAAGGGCTCCTACTACAACAATCCCCAGTACGACGTGCCGCAGCCGGACGCGGCGCTGGTGGAGAAGTACCCGGAGAACTACCACCCCAACGTGTGGCCGGGAGAGGACTTCCCCCAGCTGCGGCCGGCCTTCATGGCGTTGGGCCAGAAGATGGTGGACGTGGGCCTGCTGGTGGCGGCGCAGTGCGACCGGTACGTTAAGTCGAGGCTGGGCGAGCGGCTGGCACCGGAGGCGGAGCTGGAGCGGACCATCCGCGAGTCGCGCGCGTGCAAGGCGCGGCTGCTCTACTACTTCGCCATCAACGAGGACGCGACGCCGCGCACGCGCGACTCGTGGTGTGGCTGGCACAGCGACCACGGCTCGCTCACGGCGCTGTGCCCCGCCATGTACTTCGAGGCGGAGCCGGGCGCGAAGCAGCCCTCGCGCCAGGACATCGCCGTGCCGGACCCGGAGGCGGGCCTGTACGTCCGCACGCGCACGGGCGAGGAGCGCAAGGTGGTCATCCCGCGCGACTGCCTGGCGTTCCAGATTGGCGAGAGCGCTCAAATCGTCACGGGCGGCCTGCTGCGCTCGACGCCGCACGCGGTGCAGGCGCTGGCGTACCCCGCCAGCCGGAACATCTCCCGCTCCACGTTCGCCGTCTTCATGCAGCCGGACAACGACGCGCCCATGGCCGCGCCGAAGGGGACCGACCCCGCGGAGACGCGCGTGGGCGCGTTCCAGCCGGGGATGACGTTTGGCGAGTTCGCTCGCGCGACGTTCGCGAAGTTCTACAACCCCTACGCGTGA
- a CDS encoding murein transglycosylase A, protein MLSRPARRLSLVLSLLLCASCARVQRPAVTRPQDALVELSDSVKLVDDGETAGLRVALAESLVWLRTRPADHRFVYGPREVTAAQLVAALERLSARLTDGMSSLEVSEAVMEDFELLESAGGEDGQVLFTGYYEPTVEASLTRTEEYAVPVLGLPDDIIEVPLEPFAERFASERVFGRLEGKKLVPYWTRAEIRAGRLAQRKLELAWAKDPVALFFMEVQGSGTLRLADGTERRVGYAASNGRPYRSIGSLLIQEGAIPKEQMSMQALRGWLAANPSQRERVLDYNESYVFFRFLQGAAVGSLGREVTPGRSIATDARLFPKGGLAFILTDHPVRMADGSVQWRPLSRFVFNQDTGGAIRGAGRVDVFWGRGPAAELAAGMMKQKGRLFFLVPRVRAPVASSR, encoded by the coding sequence ATGCTCTCGCGGCCCGCCCGACGCCTCTCGCTGGTGCTGTCCCTCCTCCTCTGCGCTTCCTGCGCGCGGGTGCAGCGCCCGGCCGTCACCCGGCCCCAGGACGCGCTGGTGGAGCTCTCCGACTCCGTGAAGCTGGTGGACGACGGCGAGACGGCGGGCCTGCGCGTCGCGCTCGCGGAGAGCCTCGTCTGGCTGCGTACTCGCCCGGCCGACCACCGCTTCGTCTATGGTCCGCGGGAGGTCACCGCCGCGCAGTTGGTAGCCGCGCTGGAGCGGCTCTCCGCGCGCCTCACCGACGGCATGTCCTCCCTGGAGGTCAGCGAGGCTGTGATGGAGGACTTCGAGCTGCTGGAGTCCGCGGGCGGCGAGGACGGGCAGGTGCTCTTCACGGGCTACTACGAGCCCACCGTCGAGGCGAGCCTCACGCGGACGGAGGAGTACGCGGTGCCCGTCCTCGGGCTGCCGGACGACATCATCGAGGTGCCGCTGGAGCCCTTCGCGGAGCGCTTCGCCTCGGAGCGCGTCTTCGGTCGGCTGGAGGGGAAGAAGCTGGTGCCCTACTGGACGCGCGCGGAGATACGCGCGGGGCGGCTGGCCCAGCGCAAGCTGGAGCTGGCGTGGGCGAAGGACCCGGTGGCCCTGTTCTTCATGGAGGTGCAGGGCAGCGGGACGCTGCGCCTCGCGGACGGTACGGAGCGGCGTGTCGGCTATGCCGCGTCCAACGGGCGCCCGTACCGCAGCATCGGTTCGTTGCTCATCCAGGAGGGCGCCATCCCCAAGGAGCAGATGTCGATGCAGGCGCTGCGCGGCTGGCTGGCGGCCAATCCCTCTCAGCGCGAGCGCGTGCTGGACTACAACGAGTCGTATGTCTTCTTCCGCTTCCTCCAGGGCGCCGCGGTGGGCTCGCTCGGGCGCGAGGTGACGCCGGGGCGCTCCATCGCCACCGACGCGCGCCTGTTCCCCAAGGGAGGGCTGGCCTTCATCCTCACCGACCACCCGGTGCGCATGGCGGACGGCTCCGTGCAGTGGCGGCCCCTGTCCCGCTTCGTCTTCAACCAGGACACCGGCGGGGCCATTCGCGGCGCGGGCCGCGTGGATGTCTTCTGGGGGCGGGGACCGGCGGCGGAGCTGGCCGCCGGCATGATGAAGCAGAAGGGGCGCCTGTTCTTCCTCGTGCCCCGGGTGCGCGCGCCCGTCGCGTCGTCCCGCTGA